The sequence below is a genomic window from Brevibacillus laterosporus.
CGACATCAGATTTACCACCTTGGTCATCCTCAGCCCATATGGATACCGTGTGATTGGTTCCTTCTCCTAGTAACCCTGATACATCAATGGAGCCGTCATACAGTCTACCACCTCGGTAGGTTAGTCCCTTGGAAAAAGAAAGAGGCGTGCTACCGTTTGATACTCCGGATTGCGCCGCCCTTGCCGTTCCCGTATTGATTTGGTATTTGACCGTGACGACATTACCATTGTCACGGTCAAACATAGTTCCTTCCAGTCGTAGTATTTTATCTTCTATTAATACTTGATTATCAAGAGGAGAGATTACTGAAATAGCCGGAGGTTCGTTCAAAAATTCAAGAACGGGACGCCATCCAATATGTTTATATGTTTTCAATCCAAATGGAGAAGCAAAACCATTCGCAGCTGTTCCTACAGAGTAACTCCCACCCCGTGCAGAATAGGATTTAGTTCCTTCACTAACGAGTTCTTGACACCAAGATACCATAGAATACCAATTCCAAGTTTTATTATGCTCACTCTGCACATTCTCAACAGTACCTTGGCTTGGATTATTAATATCATAATTACTTGGTTTTGGCAGTCCAACGATCCCACTTTCGTTTATTACAATACGATCCCACTCGTTTGAAGGCATCCCCCCAAAAGGGCTATTGCTAATTGAGCCACGCCCCCTTATACCTCCGCTTAAAATTCTACATTTATATTTTTCTCCATCTATTGTTACTATTTTTCCTTTAACCAAGCCAAGATCATCTAAGGTTCTCCATGATATATTAGCGATTAGAACCCTGTCACATATAAAAAGTATCTTTCCATTATCATTCACCTTGTGCCATTTGACACGTTTTGAAGAAGATGTTGAAGTATTATTGAAATTAATTGTGTAACCATCTCGGTAATCTGGTATATTTCCACCATAAAAAGCTCCAGGCGGGATAACATCCGATGGATAGGGTCTTGTAGGAATATCAATTTCTGTTCCGTTAAAAGATAGAGTACCTAACTCAACTAAGCCTAGGTAAATCACTGCCATTTTGCATTCATCCCCCTTAGAGTGTTATTCGAGGCTAATCTTGTAATTCATTCCCATTTATCCCAACGAAATCGTAATCGTGTGTGTATTCCAACCACCGATTTTCATTTTCTGCACAGTTGTATCACGATTCACCGTTGATCGTGCGATCATGGCTCCTTTTTTGTAGCTGTTGATCAGCTTAGAAAGGGTTATCTTCCCTGATCCAATGGCTGTGATAGTCTGATTTTCAAAAGCTGTATCGTCACAGATCGTAACTTCTTGTCCAACTGTGAAGCCTGTTGTGGAAGCAACAGAAATAGCCACAGCAGAAGCACTAGAGGATAGAGCTACTGTGGCATAGGTTTTTGTCTCATCCAATTGTAAAACAGGGTCTATCTGCCCGTCGTAAGTGTCTGCAAATCTCGCCTGTGCTCCGGATACTCCTCGACTATCAATGTCTAAATGTGCTTCAATACGGGAAATACGGCGACTCGCTTTTTCAATCAAAAAGTGAGCACGATAAATCCCATCTTCCATGTAATTCAATCGAATTTCATCTACAGGCGTACCTGCAATCTGTTCCCACGCAGGGATAATGGAAACTGTACCGTCTTCATTTTGATGAAAGTTGTATGTGTTGGGGCGATTAACAAGACGGTTGATGTGGAGCTGTTTTTCATACGCCAAATTATTCACCTGCCTTCCATTGTAGTTCGATTGGTATGCTAAGAGTTATTTCACGGTTAGGTTTCTCCATTTGCAAGCAATCTTCCCAAACTACCTGTCCGTTGACATCTTTTACAATACATTTCGTTACTATTCCTGTCATGGAGGCTGAGAGACGGATCAAAAAAGTAACTTTATCAACACTTTGTCGTATTTTCAATAAACTAACAGGAACGATTTTATCATCCAGTTCTACCTCTGCCGAATAAAAAGCAGATTCCAAGGCATTTGCCTGTCCCTCTAATAGATGGTCAGTTAGCATAAATCATTCTCTCCTCCGCTAAAAAAAGCACCACAATCCCTTTTTTGTGTTTCATAAAACTTTGTCAGACCTGATGTAAAGGTAATCCCTCCATGACTACTTGCAATGATTTTCTCTTTCAGAACATGAACAGGTCGTATTTTTTCAAAATCAACTGCTAGCTGCATCAGATTTATTGATCGATAACCTGAGAACTCAAATATGATTTCCTTATTAGTGAAATCCTCTGTAACTTTCTTTAGATCTCCTGCCATTCTGCCTAATACATATAATGTATCTAATGTAAAATTGGCTTTTGCTATATTCTTTTTACGTATCGCTTCTCGTCTTTCTTCTACTGTACCGTTTCGTTTGTCCCGAAAATATATCCAATCCCATATATCTAATCCAAAGATGGCATAGGGCAAAAGGTACTGATTTCCTAATTCTTCTATTTTATTTTTTTGAAACAAAATCTCTTCTCCTGTTGACACAAAATGGAGCCCTGCTACTTCGTTTTCATACCAATATGGCGGCAATTGCTGGCGATATCGAAAAGGAATCATAGCTCAACCACCAAATTAACACGCGGAACAGCCTTTATTGGTTTACTAAGATTTTCTGTTCCGTCATTTAAAGTATAGTTTGTATAATCCTTTACACCATCAACCCAAAATAGTGCACCTAATAAATGATACACAATGCTAGTACTCCCTTTTATATATTCTTGAATTCGATTTGTAATAAGTGAAGTTATCTCCGATCTCTTCGATACATCATCTAATTGAAGCTTTACCCTCACATTAAGGTTGAAAATTTCAGCAGGAAAACATTTCAAATCATGACCTGCAATACGTTTTGGCTCCAGTTGATTCTGTAAGAGAGAAGCAAATTCTAATGTAACAGGCTGACCCTTCAAATCAGTCAGATATAAATCAATCGATACATCGTGACGTTCGTGTTCAATAGCAACTGCGCCACCAACTCCCTCCATTTCTAAGGCCCATCTGATATAGTCCTCTGCGCGTCCATTTCCCTCCTCTGTTCTCTTTTTATGGAGAATGCGTTGTCGATAGACTTCCGTTTCCTCTCCCTCTTTGCGATCTACTCCTTCTGCATATCCATGAGCATCCAGAAACTCACCGTCACTCCAAACGACAAACGCCTGTAGGAGACTATATTGGGATAATTGTTGCTGCTCCGATATTTCTTTTGCTAACGGGTACCAAAAATCGTAAAAAATCTCCCCTTCTTCTGCAGTAGGAGGAGATTGTCCGTTTTCTTTTGCATATGCAATAGCACGATTGGCTATACGCTGATAAATATGGTCTGGACTTTCTTGAAGAATCGGCATTTGTGGTTTCTCTATCGTTTCCAAATATCTATCACCACCTTAGTATTTCCGCGTGTCCCTTCAATTTCTAGCCTTAGGGCAATCCGATTGTCTGTATACCTACTATCGGTGACCTCTGCGCGTTCAATCTCTGAATGAGCTTCCAACGCATCCTCCACATCGCGTTTGATTAAAGTCAAGGGCACATGCTTTGGCAGTTTTCCAATATGCTCAAAAAAGTCTACCCCCATTCGATCGCTGTAAATAGCATATTGGAAGCGCTTGGTATGCAGGATTTTTTTCGCAATCTCTTCCAAATACTCAGCATAATTGCTGGTCTTTACATGTCTACCATCTGTCCCTTTGACAAATTGATACGTAGACCAATCCAATTTATATGTCCAAGGGATTGGAGGAGTAGCATCTGTCATTTCCACAATACCTTCTAAAGTAGGAAACATTTATTTCACCTCACCCAGCACCAGATATTGTCCCGTAGAACAACGCATCAAGGCATAGGTCGCTCCCAGTTGAAGTGCCGTGAATAGCTCACTCTTAAAAAACACCAAATCATCTTCAACTTCTTTTAACGGTATGGGGTCCTGATCTAGCTTGATGACAACAGGAGCATAATTTTGTAGGGTACCAATTTCGATTTGGGTATCACTAATGCCACTTCTCGCTTGCGTAAACAATCTGTTAATTGCTTGTTGCATCCCCTATCCTCTCCATTCCAGTTGTAAATCCATCACAAACTCCCTATTTTTCCACCGCGTATTGCAGGAGGTCACAATCCAGCTACTTTGTTGACCATTCATCTCCAGAATTTTCACTAGCCAGCCTGCCCGCAATCTAGCAATGAGCGAGTTTGTATGACGAACGGTTATGGAACGTGTTCGTGGTATTTTAGCTAACGTAGCAAGCTGTTTGGACGCCAAAGAGGCGAGGTTCTTATCCTCACCTGCATCAATAATTTTTTGCATCCGTCCCACTTTTTTAATCAAATCACTATGTTCCTTAGTGATTCTGCCTGCCTCCCGATCTCCTTCATAACGTTCTACCGTTACTGCTGTGTACACTTCTTCCAAGCTTTCCCCTGTTGAGCTAGCCTCCAGCATTTTTGCTTGAAACACGGGAACATATGGATTGTTTCCCTCTGCCAGAACGATCAGCTTATCGCGCTCATGCTGGATAAAATAGCGAAGTCCTGTGCGTTCAAAGGCTCTCTCCGCAATATCGGTAAATAGCGAAGTATACGGCTGGGAAGAGAGCCGCTCCTTCAAGGTAAA
It includes:
- a CDS encoding integrase, translating into MNNLAYEKQLHINRLVNRPNTYNFHQNEDGTVSIIPAWEQIAGTPVDEIRLNYMEDGIYRAHFLIEKASRRISRIEAHLDIDSRGVSGAQARFADTYDGQIDPVLQLDETKTYATVALSSSASAVAISVASTTGFTVGQEVTICDDTAFENQTITAIGSGKITLSKLINSYKKGAMIARSTVNRDTTVQKMKIGGWNTHTITISLG
- a CDS encoding DUF2634 domain-containing protein translates to MFPTLEGIVEMTDATPPIPWTYKLDWSTYQFVKGTDGRHVKTSNYAEYLEEIAKKILHTKRFQYAIYSDRMGVDFFEHIGKLPKHVPLTLIKRDVEDALEAHSEIERAEVTDSRYTDNRIALRLEIEGTRGNTKVVIDIWKR